One genomic window of Elaeis guineensis isolate ETL-2024a chromosome 2, EG11, whole genome shotgun sequence includes the following:
- the LOC140855707 gene encoding mannose/glucose-specific lectin-like — protein MHVHDSINTQYPFICLSIETKGIKETICNWHSFSMASREVGVNVLGPWGGSGGSAWSFENALAITKIKISVGDVIDSLTFQYMDGTTARWSPRYGGTGGQPTEIELGPVEFIISIKGYYGPYVQKTMIYSLTFVTTIREYGPFGQEKGTQFFVPKGTGLISGFFGRSGDQLDAIGVYTKIPIESPVAVGPWGGSGGTAWSFETVWTITKIKISIGDVVDSITFQYMDGETTRWSSRYGGAGGKPKEIDLGTNNNLKAISGYYGNYYGKIVIKSLTFVTTTGTYGPYGPEEGATFSLPVKAGNVVGFFGSAGQWLDALGFYLKPTSA, from the exons ATGCACGTCCATGACTCTATAAATACCCAGTATCCCTTCATTTGCTTGTCCATCGAAACCAAGGGAATAAAGGAAACCATTTGTAATTGGCACAGCTTCTCAATG GCTAGCAGAGAGGTTGGTGTTAATGTGTTAGGGCCATGGGGTGGATCTGGTGGGAGTGCATGGTCGTTTGAGAATGCTCTGGCAATCACCAAAATCAAAATTAGCGTGGGGGATGTCATTGATTCACTTACCTTTCAGTATATGGATGGCACAACAGCCCGCTGGTCCCCTAGATATGGCGGTACCGGAGGCCAGCCTACAGAG attgagCTTGGACCAGTCGAGTTCATCATCTCCATTAAGGGCTATTACGGTCCATACGTACAAAAGACAATGATATACTCACTCACTTTTGTTACTACCATTCGCGAGTATGGCCCTTTTGGTCAAGAGAAAGGAACTCAATTTTTTGTTCCGAAAGGTACAGGTTTGATCAGCGGGTTCTTCGGACGCTCAGGTGACCAACTTGATGCAATCGGGGTCTACACAAAAATACCTATTGAG TCTCCTGTTGCGGTAGGGCCATGGGGTGGATCTGGTGGGACTGCATGGTCGTTTGAGACTGTTTGGACGATCACCAAAATCAAAATCAGTATAGGGGATGTTGTTGATTCAATTACCTTTCAGTATATGGATGGCGAGACAACCCGCTGGTCCTCTAGGTACGGGGGTGCCGGGGGCAAACCAAAAGAG ATTGATCTTGGAACCAACAATAACCTCAAGGCTATATCCGGGTACTATGGCAATTATTATGGCAAGATCGTCATCAAGTCGCTTACATTTGTGACCACCACGGGCACCTATGGGCCATACGGTCCGGAGGAAGGAGCCACTTTCTCCCTTCCTGTGAAAGCTGGAAACGTAGTTGGCTTCTTCGGAAGTGCAGGTCAATGGCTTGATGCTCTTGGGTTTTACTTGAAGCCCACTTCGGCCTAG